In Hermetia illucens chromosome 1, iHerIll2.2.curated.20191125, whole genome shotgun sequence, one genomic interval encodes:
- the LOC119653480 gene encoding uncharacterized protein LOC119653480 yields MKIIILVSVLSVACALRLARKTPSRYYNNDLFDYSPNDEYTLPKDFENDNNKAPVSFQGDVKQAKILAQENKNHGQGKFKYSLQTQNGIELTQVGKLKDEHTFVVSGSYSYTGADGKRYRVRYTADELGYHPITELDVEIPEIQPQAPRLSRPNLFDLQTKSTGILRPPVAKPANDLYNTRINGYNYDRPINRSPFPGSPQSPDKFYLPVF; encoded by the exons ATTATTCTAGTCAGTGTGCTGTCCGTGGCGTGTGCCCTAAGGCTAGCCCGTAAAACTCCTTCAAGATATTATAACAACGATTTGTTCGATTATTCACCAAACGACGAATACACCCTACCgaaagattttgaaaatgataacAACAAAGCGCCAGTTAGCTTCCAGGGCGACGTTAAACAAGCGAAAATCTTAGCCCAAGAAAATAAGAACCACGGGCAAGGAAAATTCAAATACAG TTTGCAAACGCAAAATGGAATTGAGTTAACTCAAGTTGGAAAGCTGAAGGACGAGCACACATTTGTGGTTAGCGGTTCATATTCCTACACCGGTGCTGATGGCAAGCGCTACAGGGTTAG GTACACTGCTGATGAACTTGGATATCATCCTATTACCGAATTGGATGTCGAAATTCCAGA AATTCAACCGCAGGCACCAAGGCTGAGCAGACCGAATTTGTTTGACTTGCAAACGAAAAGCACGGGAATCTTAAGGCCACCAGTAGCTAAACCAGCCAATGACTTATACAATACACGTATCAACGGATATAACTACGACCGGCCAATAAATAGAAG CCCTTTCCCAGGATCTCCTCAGTCCCCCGATAAATTCTACCTTCCAGTTTTTTAA